Proteins from one Escherichia coli genomic window:
- a CDS encoding bacteriophage antitermination protein Q, with the protein MNNQYLQFVREQLIIATADLSGATKGQLEAWQENAMFDTGRYRRKKIRYRDEVTGKMITRDNPPIPGKQSLAKGTSIPLVSPVEFSTSSWRRAVMSLEEHHKAWLLWCYGGNICWEHHIAITQWAWNEFNTQSGTRKIAGKTQERLKKLIWLAAQAVKAELFGGEGYEYQDLALLAGVTTKNWSKTFTRHWVAMKHIFQRLDSEALLFVMRTRSKQKAAFSKQSVAKVD; encoded by the coding sequence ATGAATAACCAGTATTTACAGTTTGTGCGTGAGCAGCTCATTATCGCCACCGCCGATTTGAGTGGGGCAACAAAAGGTCAGCTTGAAGCCTGGCAGGAGAATGCCATGTTCGATACAGGGCGTTACAGGCGAAAAAAAATCCGGTACCGCGATGAAGTGACTGGAAAAATGATAACGCGGGATAATCCACCAATCCCGGGAAAGCAATCGCTGGCGAAGGGGACGTCAATTCCTCTGGTAAGTCCGGTTGAGTTTTCGACATCATCATGGCGGCGGGCTGTTATGTCTCTTGAAGAACATCATAAAGCCTGGCTGTTGTGGTGCTACGGCGGAAATATTTGCTGGGAGCACCATATCGCGATAACACAGTGGGCGTGGAATGAATTTAATACTCAATCCGGTACCAGAAAAATTGCAGGGAAAACGCAGGAACGCCTGAAAAAATTAATCTGGCTGGCGGCGCAGGCAGTAAAAGCAGAACTTTTTGGTGGGGAAGGTTATGAATACCAGGATCTGGCATTACTGGCGGGAGTGACAACTAAAAACTGGTCCAAAACATTTACTCGTCACTGGGTTGCAATGAAACACATTTTTCAACGACTGGATAGTGAGGCTTTATTGTTTGTAATGAGAACACGTTCAAAACAAAAGGCGGCATTTTCAAAGCAAAGTGTTGCAAAAGTAGATTGA
- a CDS encoding class II holin family protein translates to MKSMDKISTGIAYGTSAGSAGYWFLQWLDQVSPSQWAAIGVLGSLVLGFLTYLTNLYFKIREDKRKAARGE, encoded by the coding sequence ATGAAATCCATGGACAAAATTTCAACGGGCATTGCCTACGGCACCTCCGCAGGCAGTGCTGGCTACTGGTTTTTACAGTGGCTTGATCAGGTCAGTCCGTCACAGTGGGCTGCGATTGGTGTACTGGGGAGTCTGGTTCTGGGCTTCCTGACTTATCTGACAAATCTGTACTTCAAAATCAGAGAAGACAAGCGTAAGGCTGCACGGGGAGAGTAA
- a CDS encoding YdfR family protein: MTQNYELIVKGIRNFENKVTVTLALRDKKRFDGEIFDLDISLDRVEGAALEFYEAAARRSIRQVFLDVAAGLCEGDELLPETRPCSEARYTIKINSSDNSITGC; this comes from the coding sequence ATGACTCAAAACTATGAACTGATTGTGAAAGGGATCCGCAATTTTGAGAATAAAGTTACGGTAACTTTAGCGTTACGGGACAAAAAACGCTTTGACGGTGAAATTTTTGACCTGGACATCTCGCTGGACCGTGTTGAAGGTGCCGCGCTGGAGTTTTATGAGGCAGCAGCCAGAAGGAGCATCAGACAGGTCTTCCTGGATGTTGCTGCCGGGTTATGTGAAGGGGACGAGCTGTTGCCAGAAACGCGCCCCTGTTCAGAGGCGCGGTATACCATAAAAATTAACAGTTCTGATAACTCGATTACAGGTTGTTAG
- the rrrQ gene encoding lysozyme, which translates to MSAKIKYGLSAAVLALIAAGASAPQILDQFLDEKEGNHTTAYRDGSGIWTICRGATMVDGKPVIPGMKLSKEKCDQVNAIERDKALAWVERNIKVPLTEPQKAGIASFCPYNIGPGKCFPSTFYKRLNAGDRKGACEAIRWWIKDGGRDCRIRSNNCYGQVIRRDQESALACWGIDQ; encoded by the coding sequence ATGAGCGCAAAAATCAAATACGGCCTGTCAGCTGCTGTTCTGGCGCTGATTGCTGCAGGCGCGTCTGCTCCTCAAATACTTGACCAGTTTCTGGATGAAAAAGAGGGTAACCACACTACGGCATACCGCGATGGTTCCGGTATATGGACAATCTGTCGTGGTGCCACAATGGTGGATGGTAAGCCCGTCATACCGGGAATGAAGCTGTCGAAGGAAAAATGCGACCAGGTTAACGCTATTGAACGTGATAAGGCGCTGGCATGGGTGGAGCGCAATATTAAAGTACCACTGACCGAACCACAGAAAGCGGGTATAGCGTCATTCTGTCCCTATAACATTGGCCCCGGTAAGTGTTTCCCGTCGACGTTTTATAAGCGGCTGAATGCCGGTGATCGTAAGGGCGCATGCGAGGCGATTCGCTGGTGGATAAAAGATGGTGGGCGCGATTGCCGCATACGTTCAAATAACTGCTATGGACAGGTTATTCGTCGTGACCAGGAAAGCGCATTAGCCTGTTGGGGGATAGATCAGTGA
- a CDS encoding lysis protein, which translates to MSRVAAIIYTLVICIIVCLSWAVNHYRDNAMTYKEQRDKATSIIADMQKRQRDVAELDARYTKELADANATIESLRDDVSAGRKRLQVAASCAKSKTGASSMGDGESPGLTADAELNYYRLRSGIDRITAQVNYLQEYIRTQCLK; encoded by the coding sequence GTGAGCAGAGTCGCAGCGATTATTTATACTCTGGTTATCTGCATCATCGTCTGCCTGTCATGGGCTGTTAATCATTACCGTGATAACGCCATGACCTACAAAGAACAGCGCGACAAAGCCACATCCATCATCGCTGACATGCAGAAGCGTCAACGTGACGTAGCAGAACTCGATGCCAGATATACAAAGGAGCTTGCTGATGCTAACGCGACTATCGAAAGTCTCCGTGATGATGTTTCTGCTGGGCGTAAGCGGCTGCAAGTCGCCGCCTCCTGTGCAAAGTCAAAGACCGGAGCCAGCAGCATGGGCGATGGAGAAAGCCCAGGACTTACAGCAGATGCTGAACTCAATTATTACCGTCTCCGAAGTGGAATCGACAGGATAACCGCGCAGGTTAACTACCTGCAGGAGTACATCAGGACGCAATGCCTGAAATAA
- a CDS encoding KilA-N domain-containing protein — MKSLTLFNQPIRIGEDGMICLTDMWKASGKSESESPYHYLRNKQTKEFLAELEKNHESVVFTERGVHGGTYGGKFVAYDYAAWLNPGFKYAAYKVLDDYFTGELQHRNSLSAQLNMKCHEFDQKKDMASFCGQGLAAWRYTKPVLVAEINSLANQLQITIPRLPG; from the coding sequence ATGAAATCATTAACCCTCTTCAATCAACCAATTCGTATCGGTGAAGATGGCATGATCTGCCTCACTGATATGTGGAAAGCCAGTGGTAAAAGTGAATCTGAATCTCCGTACCACTACCTGCGAAACAAGCAGACCAAAGAGTTCTTAGCCGAGCTGGAGAAAAACCACGAATCTGTGGTTTTTACTGAGCGCGGTGTACACGGTGGAACATATGGCGGGAAGTTTGTTGCTTATGATTATGCAGCATGGCTAAACCCCGGATTTAAATATGCAGCCTATAAAGTCCTGGATGACTACTTCACCGGAGAACTTCAGCATCGCAACAGCTTAAGTGCGCAGCTCAATATGAAGTGTCATGAGTTTGATCAGAAAAAAGATATGGCGAGCTTCTGCGGACAAGGGCTGGCGGCATGGCGCTATACGAAGCCAGTGTTGGTCGCTGAGATTAACTCCCTGGCTAACCAGCTGCAGATTACGATCCCCAGGCTTCCGGGATGA
- a CDS encoding SDH family Clp fold serine proteinase → MDEVRRKYLLQLSNHTGRNVITYYSGWLQHGGAEVRHLTQMTDDDKNGLMTVINGLDVTKGVDLILHTPGGDIAALESIGHYLRSKFGTDIRAIVPMISMSCGTMLACCANEIIMGKQSNIGPIDPQFNGFSTHAIIEEWNRAQAEIFNNPAAVQMWQFILQKLNPTIIGECEKAIQWANEIVKHWLMTGMFANDPESETKATHVCSELNNHHTTYTHSRHIHFDKAQKIGLNVTELESDQVLQDLVLTIHHSYMHSFGGAPIAKIIENHNGNAMIWNMQS, encoded by the coding sequence ATGGATGAGGTTCGCCGTAAATATTTATTACAACTGTCTAATCACACTGGAAGAAATGTAATTACATATTATTCCGGATGGTTGCAACATGGTGGTGCAGAAGTCCGACATCTCACCCAGATGACAGATGATGATAAAAATGGATTAATGACTGTTATTAATGGTTTAGATGTTACAAAGGGGGTGGATTTAATATTACATACCCCTGGAGGTGATATCGCTGCCTTAGAGTCTATTGGTCATTATCTGCGTTCTAAGTTTGGGACTGATATCAGAGCTATCGTTCCTATGATTTCAATGTCATGTGGTACCATGCTTGCGTGCTGTGCTAATGAAATCATAATGGGTAAACAGTCCAATATTGGCCCGATTGACCCTCAGTTTAATGGATTTTCTACACATGCTATTATTGAGGAATGGAATAGAGCTCAGGCGGAAATTTTTAACAATCCAGCAGCTGTGCAAATGTGGCAGTTTATACTTCAGAAACTCAACCCCACTATTATCGGAGAGTGTGAAAAAGCTATCCAATGGGCGAATGAGATTGTCAAGCACTGGCTTATGACGGGTATGTTTGCAAATGATCCGGAGTCAGAAACAAAAGCAACTCATGTATGCTCAGAGCTGAACAATCATCATACAACTTACACTCATTCGAGACATATCCATTTCGATAAAGCTCAGAAAATTGGATTGAATGTTACAGAACTGGAAAGTGATCAAGTCCTCCAGGATTTGGTTTTGACCATACATCACAGTTACATGCACTCGTTTGGTGGAGCCCCGATCGCAAAGATCATAGAAAACCATAATGGGAATGCTATGATTTGGAATATGCAATCGTAA
- a CDS encoding DNA-packaging protein, with translation MEVNKKQLADIFGASIRTIQNWQEQGMPVLRGGGKGNEVLYDSAAVIKWYAERDAEIENEKLRREVEELRQASETDLQPGTIEYERHRLTRAQADAQELKNARDSAEVVETAFCTFVLSRIAGEIASILDGIPLSVQRRFPELENRHVDFLKRDIIKAMNKAAALDELIPGLLSEYIEQSG, from the coding sequence ATGGAAGTCAACAAAAAGCAGCTGGCTGACATTTTCGGTGCGAGTATCCGTACCATTCAGAACTGGCAGGAACAGGGAATGCCCGTTCTGCGAGGCGGTGGCAAGGGTAATGAGGTGCTTTATGACTCTGCCGCCGTTATAAAATGGTATGCCGAAAGGGATGCTGAAATTGAGAACGAAAAGCTGCGCCGGGAAGTTGAAGAACTGCGGCAGGCCAGCGAGACAGATCTCCAGCCAGGGACTATTGAGTACGAACGCCATCGACTTACGCGTGCGCAGGCCGACGCACAGGAACTGAAGAATGCCAGAGACTCAGCTGAAGTGGTGGAAACCGCATTCTGTACTTTCGTGCTGTCGCGGATCGCAGGTGAAATTGCCAGTATTCTCGACGGGATCCCCCTGTCGGTGCAGCGGCGTTTTCCGGAACTGGAAAACCGACATGTTGATTTCCTGAAACGGGATATCATCAAAGCCATGAACAAAGCAGCCGCACTGGATGAACTGATACCGGGGTTGCTGAGTGAATATATCGAACAGTCAGGTTAA
- a CDS encoding phage terminase large subunit family protein: MNISNSQVNRLRHFVRAGLRSLFRPEPQTAVEWADASYYLPKESAYQEGRWETLPFQRAIMNAMGSDYIREVNVVKSARVGYSKMLLGVYAYFIEHKQRNTLIWLPTDGDAENFMKTHVEPTIRDIPSLLALAPWYGKKHRDNTLTMKRFTNGRGFWCLGGKAAKNYREKSVDVAGYDELAAFDDDIEQEGSPTFLGDKRIEGSVWPKSIRGSTPKVRGTCQIERAASESPHFMRFHVACPHCGEEQYLKFGDKETPFGLKWTPDDPSSVFYLCEHNACVIRQQELDFTDARYICEKTGIWTRDGILWFSSSGEEIEPPDSVTFHIWTAYSPFTTWVQIVKDWMKTKGDTGKRKTFVNTTLGETWEAKIGERPDAEVMAERKEHYSAPVPDRVAYLTAGIDSQLDRYEMRVWGWGPGEESWLIDRQIIMGRHDDEQTLLRVDEAINKTYTRRNGAEMSVSRICWDTGGIDPTIVYERSKKHGLFRVIPIKGASVYGKPVASMPRKRNKNGVYLTEIGTDTAKEQIYNRFTLTPEGDEPLPGAVHFPNNPDIFDLTEAQQLTAEEQVEKWVDGRKKILWDSKKRRNEALDCFVYALAALRISISRWQLDLSALLASLQEEDGAATNKKTLADYARALSGEDE, translated from the coding sequence GTGAATATATCGAACAGTCAGGTTAACAGGCTGCGGCATTTTGTCCGCGCCGGGCTTCGCTCACTGTTCAGGCCGGAGCCACAGACCGCCGTTGAATGGGCGGATGCCAGTTACTATCTCCCGAAAGAATCCGCATACCAGGAAGGGCGCTGGGAAACACTGCCCTTTCAGCGGGCCATCATGAATGCGATGGGCAGCGACTACATCCGCGAGGTGAATGTGGTGAAGTCTGCCCGTGTTGGTTATTCCAAAATGCTGCTGGGTGTTTATGCCTACTTCATAGAGCATAAGCAGCGTAACACCCTTATCTGGTTGCCGACGGATGGCGATGCCGAAAACTTTATGAAAACTCACGTTGAGCCGACTATCCGTGATATTCCGTCGCTGCTGGCGCTGGCACCGTGGTATGGCAAAAAGCACCGGGATAACACGCTCACCATGAAGCGTTTTACCAATGGTCGTGGCTTCTGGTGCCTGGGCGGTAAAGCGGCAAAAAACTACCGTGAAAAGTCGGTGGATGTGGCGGGTTATGATGAACTTGCTGCCTTTGATGATGATATTGAACAGGAAGGCTCTCCGACGTTCCTGGGCGATAAGCGTATTGAAGGCTCGGTCTGGCCAAAGTCCATCCGTGGCTCCACGCCCAAAGTGAGAGGCACCTGCCAGATTGAGCGTGCTGCCAGTGAATCCCCGCATTTTATGCGTTTTCATGTTGCCTGCCCGCACTGCGGGGAGGAGCAGTATCTTAAATTTGGCGACAAAGAGACGCCGTTTGGCCTCAAATGGACGCCGGATGACCCCTCCAGCGTGTTTTATCTCTGCGAGCATAATGCCTGCGTCATCCGCCAGCAGGAGCTGGACTTTACTGATGCCCGTTATATCTGCGAAAAGACCGGGATCTGGACCCGTGATGGCATTCTCTGGTTTTCGTCATCCGGTGAAGAGATTGAGCCGCCGGACAGTGTGACCTTTCACATCTGGACGGCGTACAGCCCGTTCACCACCTGGGTGCAGATTGTCAAAGACTGGATGAAGACGAAAGGGGATACGGGAAAACGTAAAACCTTCGTGAACACCACGCTCGGTGAGACATGGGAAGCGAAAATCGGCGAACGTCCGGATGCTGAGGTGATGGCGGAGCGGAAAGAGCATTATTCAGCGCCCGTTCCTGACCGTGTGGCTTACCTGACCGCCGGTATCGACTCCCAGCTGGACCGCTACGAAATGCGCGTATGGGGATGGGGGCCGGGTGAGGAAAGCTGGCTGATTGACCGGCAGATTATTATGGGCCGCCACGACGATGAACAGACGCTGCTGCGTGTGGATGAGGCCATCAATAAAACCTATACCCGCCGGAATGGTGCAGAAATGTCGGTATCCCGTATCTGCTGGGATACTGGCGGGATTGACCCGACCATTGTGTATGAACGCTCGAAAAAGCATGGGCTGTTCCGGGTGATCCCCATTAAAGGGGCATCCGTCTACGGAAAGCCGGTGGCCAGCATGCCACGTAAGCGAAACAAAAACGGGGTTTACCTTACCGAAATCGGTACGGATACCGCGAAAGAGCAGATTTATAACCGCTTCACACTGACGCCGGAAGGGGATGAACCGCTTCCCGGTGCCGTTCACTTCCCGAATAACCCGGATATTTTTGATCTGACCGAAGCGCAGCAGCTGACTGCTGAAGAGCAGGTCGAAAAATGGGTGGATGGCAGGAAAAAAATACTGTGGGACAGCAAAAAGCGACGCAATGAGGCGCTCGACTGCTTCGTCTATGCGCTGGCGGCGCTGCGCATCAGTATTTCCCGCTGGCAGCTGGATCTCAGTGCACTGCTGGCGAGCCTGCAGGAAGAGGATGGTGCAGCAACCAACAAGAAAACACTGGCAGATTACGCCCGTGCCTTATCCGGAGAGGATGAATGA
- a CDS encoding phage head-tail joining protein: protein MTRQEELAAARAALHDLMTGKRVATVQKDGRRVEFTATSVSDLKKYIAELEVQTGMTQRRRGPAGFYV, encoded by the coding sequence ATGACGCGACAGGAAGAACTTGCCGCTGCCCGTGCGGCACTGCATGACCTGATGACAGGAAAACGGGTGGCAACGGTACAGAAAGACGGACGGAGAGTGGAGTTTACGGCCACTTCCGTGTCTGACCTGAAAAAATACATTGCGGAGCTGGAAGTGCAGACCGGCATGACACAGCGACGCAGGGGACCTGCAGGATTTTATGTATGA
- a CDS encoding phage portal protein encodes MKTSTIPTLLGPDGMTSLREYAGYHGGGSGFGGQLRAWNPPSESVDAALLPNFTRGNARADDLVRNNGYAANAIQLHQDHIVGSFFRLSHRPSWRYLGIGEEEARAFSREVETAWKEFAEDDCCCIDVERKRTFTMMIREGVAMHAFNGELFVQATWDTSSSRLFRTQFRMVSPKRISNPNNTGDSRNCRAGVQINDSGAALGYYVSEDGYPGWMPQKWTWIPRELPGGRASFIHVFEPVEDGQTRGANVFYSVMEQMKMLDTLQNTQLQSAIVKAMYAATIESELDTQSAMDFILGANSQEQRDKLTGWIGEIAAYYAAAPVRLGGAKVPHLMPGDSLNLQTAQDTDNGYSVFEQSLLRYIAAGLGVSYEQLSRNYAQMSYSTARASANESWAYFMGRRKFVASRQASQMFLCWLEEAIVRRVVTLPSKARFSFQEARSAWGNCDWIGSGRMAIDGLKEVQEAVMLIEAGLSTYEKECAKRGDDYQEIFAQQVRETMERRAAGLKPPAWAAAAFESGLRQSTEEEKSDSRAA; translated from the coding sequence ATGAAAACGTCCACCATTCCCACCCTTCTGGGGCCGGACGGCATGACATCGCTGCGTGAATATGCCGGTTATCACGGCGGTGGCAGCGGATTTGGTGGGCAGTTGCGGGCGTGGAACCCACCGAGTGAAAGTGTGGATGCAGCCCTGCTGCCCAACTTTACCCGTGGCAATGCCCGCGCAGACGATCTGGTACGCAATAACGGCTATGCCGCCAACGCCATCCAGCTGCATCAGGATCATATCGTCGGGTCTTTTTTCCGACTCAGTCATCGCCCAAGCTGGCGCTATCTGGGCATCGGGGAGGAAGAAGCCCGTGCCTTTTCCCGCGAGGTTGAAACGGCATGGAAAGAGTTTGCCGAGGATGACTGCTGCTGCATTGACGTTGAGCGAAAACGCACGTTTACCATGATGATTCGGGAAGGTGTGGCAATGCACGCCTTTAACGGTGAGCTGTTCGTTCAGGCCACCTGGGATACCAGTTCGTCGCGGCTTTTCCGGACACAGTTCCGGATGGTCAGCCCGAAGCGCATCAGCAACCCGAACAATACCGGAGACAGCCGGAACTGCCGTGCCGGTGTGCAGATTAATGACAGCGGTGCGGCGCTGGGATATTACGTCAGCGAGGACGGGTATCCTGGCTGGATGCCGCAGAAATGGACATGGATACCCCGTGAGTTACCCGGCGGGCGCGCCTCGTTCATTCACGTTTTTGAACCCGTGGAGGACGGGCAGACTCGCGGTGCAAATGTGTTTTACAGCGTGATGGAGCAGATGAAGATGCTCGACACGCTGCAGAACACGCAGCTGCAGAGCGCCATTGTGAAGGCGATGTATGCCGCCACCATTGAGAGTGAGCTGGATACGCAGTCAGCGATGGATTTTATTCTGGGCGCGAACAGTCAGGAGCAGCGGGACAAGCTGACCGGCTGGATTGGTGAAATTGCCGCGTATTACGCCGCAGCACCGGTCCGGCTGGGAGGCGCAAAAGTGCCGCACCTGATGCCGGGTGACTCACTGAACCTGCAGACGGCTCAGGATACGGATAACGGCTACTCCGTGTTTGAGCAGTCACTGTTGCGGTATATCGCTGCCGGGCTGGGTGTCTCGTATGAGCAGCTTTCCCGGAATTACGCCCAGATGAGCTACTCCACGGCACGGGCCAGTGCGAACGAGTCGTGGGCGTACTTTATGGGGCGGCGAAAATTCGTCGCATCCCGTCAGGCGAGCCAGATGTTTCTGTGCTGGCTGGAAGAGGCCATCGTTCGCCGCGTGGTGACGTTACCTTCAAAAGCGCGTTTCAGCTTTCAGGAAGCCCGCAGCGCCTGGGGGAACTGTGACTGGATAGGCTCCGGTCGTATGGCCATCGATGGTCTGAAAGAAGTACAGGAAGCGGTGATGCTGATAGAAGCCGGACTGAGTACCTACGAGAAAGAGTGCGCAAAACGCGGTGACGACTATCAGGAAATTTTTGCCCAGCAGGTCCGTGAAACGATGGAGCGCCGTGCAGCCGGTCTTAAACCGCCCGCCTGGGCGGCTGCGGCATTTGAATCCGGGCTGCGACAATCAACAGAGGAGGAGAAGAGTGACAGCAGAGCTGCGTAA
- a CDS encoding S49 family peptidase: MTAELRNLPHIASMAFNEPLMLEPAYARVFFCALAGQLGISRLTDAVSGDSLTAGEAPAALALSGDDDGPRQARSYQVMNGIAVLPVSGTLVSRTRALQPYSGMTGYNGIIARLQQAASDPMVDGILLDMDTPGGMVAGAFDCADIIARVRDIKPVWALANDMNCSAGQLLASAASRRLVTQTARTGSIGVMMAHSNYGAALEKQGVEITLIYSGSHKVDGNPYSHLPDDVRETLQSRMDATRRMFAQKVSAYTGLSVQAVLDTEAAVYSGQEAIDAGLADELVNSTDAITVMRDALDARKSRLSGGRMTKETQSTTVSATASQADVTGVVPATEGENASAAQPDVNAQITAAVAAENSRIMGILNCEEAHGREEQARVLAETPGMTVETARRILAAAPQSAQARSDTALDRLMQGAPAPLAAGNPASDAVNDLLNTPV, translated from the coding sequence GTGACAGCAGAGCTGCGTAATCTCCCGCATATTGCCAGCATGGCTTTTAATGAGCCGCTGATGCTTGAACCCGCCTATGCGCGGGTTTTCTTTTGTGCGCTTGCAGGCCAGCTTGGGATCAGCCGCCTGACGGATGCAGTATCCGGCGACAGCCTGACTGCCGGAGAGGCACCCGCGGCGCTGGCGTTATCCGGTGATGATGACGGACCACGACAGGCCCGCAGTTATCAGGTCATGAACGGCATCGCCGTGCTGCCGGTGTCCGGTACGCTGGTCAGTCGGACGCGGGCGCTGCAGCCGTATTCGGGAATGACCGGTTACAACGGCATTATCGCCCGTCTGCAACAGGCTGCCAGTGACCCGATGGTGGACGGCATTCTGCTCGATATGGATACGCCAGGCGGAATGGTGGCGGGGGCATTTGACTGCGCTGACATCATCGCCCGTGTGCGTGACATAAAGCCGGTATGGGCGCTGGCCAATGACATGAACTGCAGCGCAGGTCAGCTGCTTGCCAGTGCCGCCTCCCGGCGTCTGGTCACGCAGACCGCCCGGACAGGCTCCATCGGCGTCATGATGGCTCACAGTAATTACGGCGCTGCGCTGGAGAAACAGGGCGTGGAAATCACGCTGATTTACAGCGGCAGCCATAAGGTGGATGGCAACCCCTACAGCCATCTACCGGATGATGTCCGGGAAACACTGCAGTCCCGGATGGATGCAACCCGCCGGATGTTTGCACAGAAGGTGTCGGCATATACCGGCCTGTCTGTGCAGGCTGTGCTGGATACCGAGGCTGCAGTGTACAGCGGTCAGGAGGCCATTGATGCCGGACTGGCTGATGAACTTGTTAACAGTACCGATGCGATCACCGTCATGCGTGATGCACTGGATGCACGTAAATCCCGTCTCTCAGGAGGGCGAATGACCAAAGAGACTCAATCAACAACTGTTTCAGCCACTGCTTCGCAGGCTGACGTTACTGGCGTGGTGCCAGCGACAGAGGGCGAGAACGCCAGCGCGGCGCAGCCGGACGTAAACGCGCAGATCACCGCAGCGGTTGCGGCAGAAAACAGTCGCATTATGGGGATCCTCAACTGTGAGGAGGCTCACGGACGTGAAGAACAGGCACGCGTGCTGGCCGAAACCCCCGGTATGACCGTGGAAACGGCCCGCCGCATTCTGGCAGCTGCACCACAGAGTGCACAGGCGCGCAGTGACACTGCGCTGGATCGTCTGATGCAGGGGGCACCGGCACCGCTGGCTGCAGGTAACCCGGCATCTGATGCCGTTAACGATTTGCTGAACACACCAGTGTAA
- a CDS encoding head decoration protein — protein sequence MTSKETFTHYQPLGNSDPAHTATAPGRLSAKAPAMTPLMLDTSTRKLVAWDGTTDGAAVGILAVDADQTSTTLTYYKSGTFRYEDVLWPEAASDETKKRTAFAGTAISIV from the coding sequence ATGACGAGCAAAGAAACCTTTACCCATTACCAGCCGCTGGGCAACAGTGACCCGGCACATACGGCAACCGCGCCCGGCAGATTGAGTGCGAAAGCGCCTGCAATGACCCCGCTGATGCTGGATACCTCCACCCGTAAGCTGGTTGCGTGGGATGGCACCACCGACGGTGCTGCCGTTGGCATTCTGGCGGTTGATGCTGACCAGACCAGCACCACGCTGACGTACTACAAGTCCGGCACGTTCCGTTATGAGGATGTGCTCTGGCCGGAGGCTGCCAGCGACGAGACGAAAAAACGGACCGCGTTTGCCGGAACGGCAATCAGCATCGTTTAA
- a CDS encoding major capsid protein, whose amino-acid sequence MSMYTTAQLLAANEKKFKFDPLFLRLFFRESYPFTTEKVYLSQIPGLVNMALYVSPIVSGEVIRSRGGSTSEFTPGYVKPKHEVNPQMTLRRLPDEDPQNLADPAYRRRRIILQNMRDEELAIAQVEEMQAVSAVLKGKYTMTGEAFDPVEVDMGRSVANNITQSGGTEWSKRDKSTYDPTDDIEAYALNASGVVNIIVFDPKGWALFRSFKAVKEKLDTRRGSNSELETAVKDLGEAVSYKGMYGDTAIVVYSGQYVENDVKKNFLPDNTMVLGNTQARGLRTYGCIQDADAQREGINASARYPKNWVTTGDPAREFTMIQSAPLMLLADPDAFVSVQLA is encoded by the coding sequence ATGTCGATGTACACAACCGCCCAGCTGCTGGCGGCAAATGAGAAGAAATTTAAGTTTGATCCGCTGTTTCTGCGTCTCTTTTTCCGTGAGAGCTATCCCTTCACCACGGAGAAAGTCTATCTCTCACAAATTCCGGGACTGGTAAACATGGCGCTGTACGTTTCGCCGATTGTTTCCGGTGAGGTTATCCGCTCCCGTGGCGGCTCCACCTCTGAATTTACACCGGGATATGTCAAACCCAAGCATGAGGTGAATCCGCAGATGACCCTGCGTCGCCTGCCGGATGAAGATCCACAGAATCTGGCGGACCCGGCTTACCGCCGCCGTCGCATCATCCTGCAGAACATGCGAGACGAAGAGCTGGCCATTGCTCAGGTCGAAGAGATGCAGGCAGTTTCTGCCGTGCTTAAGGGCAAATACACCATGACCGGTGAAGCCTTCGATCCGGTTGAAGTGGATATGGGCCGCAGTGTGGCGAACAACATCACGCAGTCCGGCGGTACGGAGTGGAGCAAGCGTGACAAGTCCACGTATGACCCGACCGACGATATCGAAGCCTACGCGCTGAACGCCAGCGGTGTGGTGAATATCATCGTGTTTGATCCGAAAGGCTGGGCGCTGTTCCGTTCCTTCAAAGCCGTCAAGGAGAAGCTGGATACCCGTCGCGGCTCTAATTCCGAGCTGGAGACAGCGGTAAAAGACCTGGGCGAAGCGGTGTCCTATAAGGGGATGTATGGCGATACGGCGATCGTCGTGTATTCCGGACAGTATGTGGAAAACGACGTCAAAAAGAACTTCCTTCCGGACAACACGATGGTGCTGGGGAACACTCAGGCACGCGGTCTGCGCACCTATGGCTGCATTCAGGATGCGGACGCACAGCGCGAAGGTATTAACGCCTCTGCCCGCTACCCGAAAAACTGGGTGACCACCGGCGATCCGGCGCGTGAGTTCACCATGATTCAGTCAGCACCGCTGATGCTGCTGGCTGACCCTGATGCGTTCGTGTCCGTACAACTGGCGTAA